Genomic DNA from Clavibacter michiganensis:
GCGAACAGGGCGTTCTCGACGAGCACGCCCGCCTTCGTCACCCGGTTGAGCAGCGACGACTTCCCGGCGTTGGTGTAGCCGACGATGGCGACAGAGGGGACCGCGTGCCGGTCGCGGTTGGCGCGCTTGGTGTCGCGCGCCGGCTTCATCGCCGCGATCTGCTTGCGGAGGCGCGCCATGCGCGTGTTGATGCGCCGACGGTCGAGCTCGATCTTCGTCTCACCCGGTCCGCGGGATCCCATTCCCGCACCCGCGCCGCCGACCTGGCCACCGGCCTGGCGCGACATCGAGTCGCCCCATCCGCGGAGTCGCGGGAGGAGGTACTGCAGCTGCGCGAGCTCGACCTGCGCCTTGCCCTCGCGGCTCTTGGCGTGCTGGCTGAAGATGTCGAGGATGACGGCGGTGCGGTCGATGACCTTGACCTTCACCACGTCCTCGAGCGCGCGCCGCTGGCTCGGGGCGAGCTCGGTGTCGGCGATGACGGTGTCGGCGCCGACCGCCGCCACGAGCGCCCGCAGCTCCTCGGCCTTGCCGCGGCCGAAGTAGGTGCTGGGGTCCGGCGTGGGACGGCGCTGCAGCAGTCCGTCGAGCACGACCGCCCCCGCGGTCTCCGCGAGGGCCGCGAGCTCGCGCATGCTGTTCTCGGCGTCGTCGACGGAACCCTGCGAGTACACGCCGATGAGCACGACGTTCTCGAGGCGCAGCTGCCGGTACTCGACCTCGGTGACGTCCTCGAGCTCGGTGGAGAGCCCGGGGACGCGACGCAGCGCCTGCCGGTCGGCGCGTTCGCTCTGGTCACCGTCCGACCCCTGCTCCGTGTCGGGGTTCGCGGACAGGGCCTGCGCGCCGGATCCGCGGAAGAGGGCGTAGCCGGCCGAGCGGTTCTCCGCTCGTCCGAGGACGCGCGCGACGACGTCGTCCCGGTCGGTGTTCTCGGTGGACGTCGTCGTCGTGTCCGCGGGCTCGTGGTCGTGCTCGTCGTGCGTTGTCATGTGCTCCCATCGTAGCGCGGGCGTCCGGTATCGTCCCGGTATGGCCGACGCGCACTACTTCTCCCCGTCGCCGGCCGGACCCCTGCGCACCCGCACCATCACGGTCGAGCTGGGCGGACGGACCGTCGACGTCGAGACCGCGGGCGGCGTCTTCAGCCCCGAGCACGTCGACCAGGGCACCCTGGTGCTGCTGCGCAACGTCCCGGAGCCCCCTGCCGAGGGGCATCTGCTCGACGTGGGCTGCGGCTGGGGTCCCGTGGCGCTCGACCTGGCGATGCGGTCGCCCGCGGCCACCGTGTGGGCGGTCGACGTGAACGAGCGGGCGCTCGAGCTGACGCGGGCGAACGCCCGGTCCCTCGGTCTCGAGAATGTCCACGCCGTGCTGCCCGATGACGTCCCCGCCGGCCTCGCGTTCGGCACCGTGTGGTCGAACCCGCCGATCCGCGTCGGCAAGGAGGCGCTGCACGGGATCCTGCTCGACTGGATGCCCCGCCTCGCGCCGGACGCGGACGCCTGGCTCGTCGTGCAGCGCAACCTGGGATCCGACTCGCTGCAGCGCTGGCTGGTCGACACCCTGCCCGCGGGCCTCGAGACGACGCGCGCCGCGTCCGACAAGGGCTTCCGGGTGCTGCGGGTGCACCGCGGCGCGGACTACTAGCCGCCCGCCGCCTCCCGCCGCCGCGCCCGCCTCGATCGCCGGGCACCCGGGTCGGGACGAGCGGGTCAGGCCAACGCCACGACCCCGTCGAACACCAGCTCCGCGGGGCCCGAGAGGCCGACGTGCTCGCCGTCCTCGGTCGGGAACATCCGCACGCCGAGGACGCCGCCCGGCAGCTGGACGCGCCACTGGTGCGGAGCGGCCGCACCCGCCCAGTGCCGCGTCGCGAGGGCGGCGGCCGCGGCGCCCGTGCCGCAGCTCAGCGTCTCGCCGCTGCCGCGCTCGTGCACGCGCATCGTGATGTGGCCCACGCCGTCGACCACGAGCGGGTCGGCGGGCACCACGAGCTCCACGTTCGCGCCGTCTGCCGGTTCCGGATCCAGCTGCGGCACGAACGCGAGGTCGGCCTCGGCGAGCTCGTCCTCGCTCGACAGCGCCACCACCACGTGCGGGTTGCCCACGTCGATGCTGAGGCCCGGGCGCGCGACCTGCAGGTCCTTGGCGCGCACGAGCGGCTCGCCGCCCGCGAGGGACCACCGACCGAGGTCGACCTGGAAGCCGGACCCGCTGCGCTGCACCTCCCGGACTCCTGCCCGCGTGCCGATGGGGACCGTCCGGCCCGGAGGCAGCTCGATGAGACCGTTCTCGATGAGGAAGAGCGTGAAGACGCGGATTCCGTTCCCGCACATCTCGGCGGGGCTGCCGTCGACGTTGCGGTAGTCCATGAACCACTCGGCGTCCGGGTCCTCGTCGAGGGCGGCGCGGCCCTCCGGGATGCGGCTCGAGAGCACCGCGCGGATCGTCCCGTCGGCGCCGATGCCGAAGTGGCGGTCGCAGAGCGCCTGCACCTGCGTGTCGGTCAGGTCGATCTCGCCCGCGGGATCCGCGAACAGCACGAAGTCGTTGCCCGTGCCCTGGCCCTTGGTGAACTGCAGGTCTGCCATCCCGCCAGCCTACGGGCGCGCCGCCGGGAGGGCGTCGAGCGCGTGCGCGAGCAGCCGCTCATCGCGCGCATCGAGCCGCACGGCGTCCGCGTAGCGGCCGAACCACGACACCTGGCGTCGCGCGTACCGCCGGGTGAGCGCGCGGGTCTCCTCGACGGCCTGCTCCTCCGTCAGCTCCCCCGCGAGCTGCCGGGCCGCCTGCGCGTAGCCGATGGCGCGGGAGGCGGTGACGCCGTCGGCGAGACCGGCCGGCAGCAGCCCGGCCACCTCGTCCACCAGCCCGTCCTCCCACATGCCGGACACGCGGGCGTCGAGCCGCGGCACGAGCTCCTCGCGCGGCAGCGTGAGCGCCAGGATCCGTGCGGGATGCCACGACTGCGGCTCGGCGGACGCGCGCTCCGGCTGCGGACCCGTGATCTCGACGACCTCCAGCGCCCGTACGAGGCGCCGCCCGTTGTGCGCGCCGATCCGCTGGGCCGCGGCAGGATCGAGCTCGCGGAGGCGCCGGTGCAGCATGCCCGGCCCCGTCGCCTCGAGCTCCCGCTCCAGGCGCTGCCGGATCTCGGGGTCGGTCCCGGGGAAGTCGTAGTCGAAGAGCACCGACGAGACGTAGAGGCCGGATCCGCCCACGAGGATCGGGACAGCGCCGCGTTCAAGGATGGCGCTGATGGCCCCGCGCGCCTCGTCCTGGTACGCGGCGACGGTGGCCTCCGCGGTCACGTCGAGGACGTCGAGCATGTGGTGCGGCACGCCGCGCCGCTCGGCCTCGGGCAGCTTCGCCGTTCCGATGTCCATGCCCCGATAGAGCTGCATGGCGTCGGCGTTGACGATCTCCGCCGCGCGACCCTCGGCCCGCAGGCGCTCCGCGATGTCGAGGGACAGGGCGGACTTGCCCGTGCCGGTGGCGCCGACGACCGCGACGATCGGGGTCACGCGCGGTGTCGCGGGTACGCGGATCCGTCGCCCGCGGCCGCGGCGACGCGGAGCGAGGGCAGACCGAGCGAGACGCGCGGCGCCCCGCCGGCACTCGATCCCGCGCCCGCTGCCGGCGTCGGCACGCCGCAGGAGTCGGCCTGCGCGCGCTGCCACGCGTCGCCCGCGCGGGTGCGCCGGATCCGCAGCGGCGCGCCGTCCGCAGAGTCCGCGATGAGGTGGAAGGGCGCCGCCCGCGTGATCACGACCTCGACCGCGTCGCCGGGCCGCGGGTCGCCGCTGCCCTCGGGCACGTCGAGGTGCACGAGACGGCCGTCCTGCGCGCGCCCGGTGACCCGGCGCGTGTCGCCGTCCTTCCGACCCTCGTGCGCGCTCACGAGGACCTCGACCGCGCGGCCGACCACGCGCTGGTTCTCCTCGTGGCTGATGCGCTCCTGCAGCGCGGTGAGGCGGCCGTACCGCTCCTTCACGACGTCCGCGGGCACCTGCTCCTCCATCGTCGCGGCGGGCGTGCCCGGGCGGATGGAGTACTGGAACGTGAACGCCGAGGAGAAGCGGGCCGCCTCGACGACGCGGAGGGTCTCCTGGAAGTCCTCCTCCGTCTCGCCCGGGAAGCCGACGATGATGTCGGTCGTGATCGCCGCGTCGGGGATGCGCGTGCGCACCCGGTCGAGTATCCCGAGGAAGCGCTCGGACCGGTAGGAGCGGCGCATCGCCTTGAGGATCCGATCGGATCCCGATTGCAGCGGCATGTGCAGCTGCGGCATCACGGCCGGCGTCTCGGCCATCGCGTCGATGACGTCGTCCGTGAAGGCAGCCGGGTGCGGGCTCGTGAAGCGGATGCGCTCCAGCCCGTCGATGGCGCCGGCGGCCCGCAGCAGCTTGCCGAACGCCTGCCGGTCGCCGAACTCGACGCCGTAGGAGTTGACGTTCTGGCCGAGCAGAGTCACCTCCACCGCGCCGTCGTCCACGAGCGCCTGGATCTCGGCGAGGATGTCGCCCGGACGGCGGTCCTTCTCCGTGCCGCGAAGTGCGGGCACGATGCAGAACGTGCACGTGTTGTTGCACCCCACCGAGATGGACACCCAGCCGCTCGCGATCTCGTCGCGCTTGGTGGGAAGCGTGGAAGGGAAGGTCTCGAGGCTCTCCAGGATCTCCAGCTGCGCCTCGCCGTTGTGCCGCGCGCGCTCGAGCAGGGTCGGCAGCGCACCCATGTTGTGGGTGCCGAACACGACGTCCACCCAAGGCGCCTTCTCGAGGACGGTCGCGCGGTCCTTCTGCGCGAGGCAGCCTCCGACCGCGATCTGCATGCCCTCGTGCCGGCGCTTGACACCGGCGAGGTGCCCGAGGTTCCCGTAGAGCTTGTTGTCCGCGTTCTCCCGGACCGCGCACGTGTTGATCACGACGATGTCGGCCTCGGCGCCGTCTGCCGACACATAGCCAGCGGCCTCCAGCGACCCGGTCAGCCGCTCCGAGTCATGCACGTTCATCTGGCAGCCGTAGGTGCGGACCTCGTACGTCCGGGGCCGGTCGACGGCGGACGGGGCGGCGCGGACGTGATCGGCGACGGTGCTCATGATGACTCGATCCTACGTGCGGGGGCGTCCGACACCGCCCGTGGGACGGGTCAGCGGAATCGCACGCGGGACGAGCCGCGTCGCGTGGCGAGCGCTGCCTTGGTGGCGTCGCGCACGACGCCACCGCCGTATCCGCGACGCATGAGGAACGAGGTCAGGCGCCGCTCGGCCGTCTCGTCGTCGTAGGACGAGAGCTGCCCGACGCGCTTCATCGCAACCTCGGTGGCACGCGCGAGCTCGTCGTCCGGCTGCTCGGCCATGGCCTCCTCGATGACGAGGGGGTCCAGCTTGCGACGGCGCATCTCCATCTCGACCGAGCGTCGACCGAGCCCCTTGCGGTCGAGGTGCGTGTGCAGGATCTGCTCCGCGAGCGCGGCCTCGTCGATGTACTGCAGGGACACGTACCGGGCGAGCGTCTCCTCCGCGATGTCCGGATCGATCTCCGCGCCATCGAGCACCTCGCGCGCCTCCGCGAGAGAGAGCCCGCGACCGC
This window encodes:
- a CDS encoding class I SAM-dependent methyltransferase, whose amino-acid sequence is MADAHYFSPSPAGPLRTRTITVELGGRTVDVETAGGVFSPEHVDQGTLVLLRNVPEPPAEGHLLDVGCGWGPVALDLAMRSPAATVWAVDVNERALELTRANARSLGLENVHAVLPDDVPAGLAFGTVWSNPPIRVGKEALHGILLDWMPRLAPDADAWLVVQRNLGSDSLQRWLVDTLPAGLETTRAASDKGFRVLRVHRGADY
- the miaB gene encoding tRNA (N6-isopentenyl adenosine(37)-C2)-methylthiotransferase MiaB, whose translation is MSTVADHVRAAPSAVDRPRTYEVRTYGCQMNVHDSERLTGSLEAAGYVSADGAEADIVVINTCAVRENADNKLYGNLGHLAGVKRRHEGMQIAVGGCLAQKDRATVLEKAPWVDVVFGTHNMGALPTLLERARHNGEAQLEILESLETFPSTLPTKRDEIASGWVSISVGCNNTCTFCIVPALRGTEKDRRPGDILAEIQALVDDGAVEVTLLGQNVNSYGVEFGDRQAFGKLLRAAGAIDGLERIRFTSPHPAAFTDDVIDAMAETPAVMPQLHMPLQSGSDRILKAMRRSYRSERFLGILDRVRTRIPDAAITTDIIVGFPGETEEDFQETLRVVEAARFSSAFTFQYSIRPGTPAATMEEQVPADVVKERYGRLTALQERISHEENQRVVGRAVEVLVSAHEGRKDGDTRRVTGRAQDGRLVHLDVPEGSGDPRPGDAVEVVITRAAPFHLIADSADGAPLRIRRTRAGDAWQRAQADSCGVPTPAAGAGSSAGGAPRVSLGLPSLRVAAAAGDGSAYPRHRA
- the miaA gene encoding tRNA (adenosine(37)-N6)-dimethylallyltransferase MiaA, whose product is MTPIVAVVGATGTGKSALSLDIAERLRAEGRAAEIVNADAMQLYRGMDIGTAKLPEAERRGVPHHMLDVLDVTAEATVAAYQDEARGAISAILERGAVPILVGGSGLYVSSVLFDYDFPGTDPEIRQRLERELEATGPGMLHRRLRELDPAAAQRIGAHNGRRLVRALEVVEITGPQPERASAEPQSWHPARILALTLPREELVPRLDARVSGMWEDGLVDEVAGLLPAGLADGVTASRAIGYAQAARQLAGELTEEQAVEETRALTRRYARRQVSWFGRYADAVRLDARDERLLAHALDALPAARP
- the dapF gene encoding diaminopimelate epimerase; its protein translation is MADLQFTKGQGTGNDFVLFADPAGEIDLTDTQVQALCDRHFGIGADGTIRAVLSSRIPEGRAALDEDPDAEWFMDYRNVDGSPAEMCGNGIRVFTLFLIENGLIELPPGRTVPIGTRAGVREVQRSGSGFQVDLGRWSLAGGEPLVRAKDLQVARPGLSIDVGNPHVVVALSSEDELAEADLAFVPQLDPEPADGANVELVVPADPLVVDGVGHITMRVHERGSGETLSCGTGAAAAALATRHWAGAAAPHQWRVQLPGGVLGVRMFPTEDGEHVGLSGPAELVFDGVVALA
- the hflX gene encoding GTPase HflX — encoded protein: MTTHDEHDHEPADTTTTSTENTDRDDVVARVLGRAENRSAGYALFRGSGAQALSANPDTEQGSDGDQSERADRQALRRVPGLSTELEDVTEVEYRQLRLENVVLIGVYSQGSVDDAENSMRELAALAETAGAVVLDGLLQRRPTPDPSTYFGRGKAEELRALVAAVGADTVIADTELAPSQRRALEDVVKVKVIDRTAVILDIFSQHAKSREGKAQVELAQLQYLLPRLRGWGDSMSRQAGGQVGGAGAGMGSRGPGETKIELDRRRINTRMARLRKQIAAMKPARDTKRANRDRHAVPSVAIVGYTNAGKSSLLNRVTKAGVLVENALFATLDATVRKTETDQGQLYTLADTVGFVRNLPHQLVEAFRSTLEELADSDVLVHVVDASHPDPAAQLATVHEVIAEVDASSIPEIVVFNKSDLASDGDRVVLRGLAPQGVFVSARTGEGVEELRRRIAELLPQPTIEVDLLVPFEHGEVVAMLHDGAKVLETSYVEEGTRVRALVTAEQQAQVQAYSVVPAV